The proteins below are encoded in one region of Neodiprion virginianus isolate iyNeoVirg1 chromosome 7, iyNeoVirg1.1, whole genome shotgun sequence:
- the LOC124308519 gene encoding small VCP/p97-interacting protein, translated as MGICTSCCKQSSSYEDLTPDPEVRRRQQVEAAEKRIVEHESRGIGNVDAVKRQQQRAAEVAKRQAEAGSVDQQTGLKWQVN; from the exons ATGGGTATTTGCACATCTTGCTGTAAACAATCTTCGTCGTACGAAGATCTGACACCCGATCcg GAGGTGCGCCGTCGCCAGCAGGTTGAGGCTGCCGAGAAGCGAATAGTTGAACATGAGTCACGAGGCATAGGCAACGTCGACGCCGTTAAGAGACAGCAGCAGAGAGCTGCAGAAGTGGCCAAACGCCAGGCTGAAGCTGGTAGTGTTGATCAACAGACTGGACTCAAA TGGCAAGTGAACTGA